One region of Culex pipiens pallens isolate TS chromosome 2, TS_CPP_V2, whole genome shotgun sequence genomic DNA includes:
- the LOC120415716 gene encoding CKLF-like MARVEL transmembrane domain-containing protein 4 → MADYTQSATVTQTTTVTQPYIRYDPEYIRTIPGIIKIVCCVLNLIGFICIEVSYFSYHSRGSFFNTVAMMGFWFTGIMLVFYLFHVCEKFHKIPWLKIEMYFCAAWTLLYMLAASLAAATNAEAFQAAAFFGYCAMIAYGYDAFLKYKAVSAGEIAQGTRSVQTQQQQQTISTVTTY, encoded by the exons ATGGCCGATTACACGCAGTCCGCGACGGTCACGCAAACGACGACCGTGACCCAGCCGTACATCCGGTACGACCCAGAGTATATCCGCACCATCCCAGGCATCATCAAGATCGTCTGCTGCGTCCTGAACCTGATCGGATTCATCTGCATCGAGGTGTCCTACTTCAGCTACCACTCGCGGGGGTCGTTCTTCAACACCGTGGCCATGATGGGCTTCTGGTTCACCGGCATAATGCTGGTGTTCTACCTGTTTCACGTGTGCGAAAAGTTCCACAAGATTCCGTGGCTCAAGATAGAGATGTACTTTTGTGCGGCGTGGACGCTGCTGTACATGCTTGCGGCGTCGCTGGCAGCGGCCACCAACGCCGAGGCGTTCCAGGCAGCGGCG ttcTTCGGCTACTGCGCCATGATCGCTTACGGGTACGACGCATTCCTCAAGTATAAGGCGGTCAGCGCCGGCGAAATCGCCCAGGGAACCCGTTCCGTCCAgacgcaacagcagcagcagacaaTCTCCACCGTGACCACTTACTAG
- the LOC120415719 gene encoding T-cell activation inhibitor, mitochondrial, giving the protein MNIYLKRCVPRNPYAAIIYRALGSSEVATALRPFYFAVHPDLFGRYPQERQVNEDSLKLLSAHLESLLSQRRVLPSTPKILPFYVRASNAPEHRGIFKLVKVQMERTTDTKLVLRKILESCNLSTEFVEKMVSTAATTTAGGSSRGQKSRSSSTGGGGQTYRRRAEQDEESPFESEFDIFQFRVKKARENESLKYWLRKHLVTATVRMRALQEMKDEDEKLRESMVKLMGAKDIVYDCGWNAEHFGGCLKSLERLVALHPKAIAGVKDRVVVFASFTGVSLDGHIMLFTGDVQENWLDLLQNVEKHDAHLRKLPAYEHALSQVLRNIRVGRRKFMPKAQAMAYASHLRKITTSLLDYLSKAKYPKSWPTDLSQFEIVVESEAGPLMVSPTGQLIVPATCPGVLLVDFLTNHLEESLHKQQSYNLHKYVERDLHARCVQQFRLLSLSKDDSVTPDRMIECLEKLLTEAAGFELADVHLNVTTYYSVLTDGTVCIPWDWK; this is encoded by the exons ATGAATATTTACCTGAAACGATG TGTGCCACGCAACCCGTACGCTGCCATAATCTACCGAGCGCTCGGTTCGTCCGAGGTGGCCACGGCGCTGCGGCCCTTTTACTTCGCCGTCCATCCGGACCTGTTCGGGAGGTACCCGCAGGAGCGCCAGGTCAACGAAGACTCCCTTAAACTGCTGAGCGCCCACCTGGAGTCGCTGCTGAGCCAACGGCGCGTTCTTCCTTCGACACCAAAAATACTCCCGTTCTACGTGCGGGCCTCGAACGCCCCGGAACACCGCGGCATCTTCAAGCTAGTCAAGGTTCAGATGGAACGAACGACCGACACCAAGCTGGTGCTGAGAAAGATACTGGAATCGTGCAATCTGTCCACGGAGTTTGTGGAGAAAATGGTCTCgacggcggcgacgacgacggctgGCGGCAGTTCCAGAGGACAAAAGTCAAGGTCAAGCAGCACAGGAGGAGGTGGTCAGACGTATCGGAGACGAGCCGAGCAGGATGAGGAATCGCCGTTCGAGAGTGAGTTCGACATCTTTCAGTTTCGGGTGAAGAAAGCGCGGGAGAACGAATCGCTCAAGTATTGGCTACGGAAACACTTGGTTACGGCGACGGTGCGGATGAGGGCACTGCAGGAGATGAAGGACGAGGACGAAAAGTTGCGGGAATCGATGGTGAAGTTGATGGGGGCGAAGGACATTGTGTACGACTGCGGCTGGAACGCGGAACACTTTGGAGGGTGTTTGAAAAGTCTCGAACGGTTGGTGGCGTTGCATCCGAAGGCGATCGCGGGTGTTAAAGATCGGGTGGTGGTGTTTGCGTCCTTCACTGGAGTGAGCCTGGATGGGCACATAATGCTGTTTACCGGGGACGTGCAGGAGAATTGGTTGGAT CTTCTTCAAAACGTGGAAAAGCACGACGCGCACCTGCGCAAACTGCCCGCGTACGAGCACGCCTTGTCGCAGGTTCTACGCAACATTCGCGTAGGCCGACGCAAGTTCATGCCCAAAGCGCAAGCCATGGCGTACGCTTCTCATCTGCGTAAAATAACCACGAGCTTGCTCGATTACCTCAGCAAGGCAAAGTACCCGAAAAGTTGGCCAACCGATCTGTCCCAGTTTGAAATTGTGGTCGAAAGCGAAGCCGGTCCCCTGATGGTCAGCCCCACCGGCCAGCTCATCGTTCCGGCGACCTGCCCGGGTGTGCTGCTAGTCGACTTTCTCACCAATCACCTCGAGGAATCGCTGCACAAACAGCAATCGTACAATCTGCACAAATACGTCGAGCGGGATCTGCACGCGCGTTGCGTTCAACAATTTCGCCTCCTTTCGCTCAGCAAAGACGATTCGGTGACGCCCGACCGGATGATCGAGTGTCTGGAAAAACTGCTCACGGAAGCCGCAGGTTTCGAGCTGGCCGACGTGCATCTCAACGTGACGACGTACTACTCGGTGCTGACCGACGGGACGGTCTGCATTCCGTGGGATTGGAAATGA